Proteins encoded in a region of the Schaalia hyovaginalis genome:
- a CDS encoding LacI family DNA-binding transcriptional regulator, with amino-acid sequence MAQPSEPTLADVAREAGVSLTTVSRVLNNRGYLSQATKDKVAAAIQHLGYRPNQVARSLHGKSTQTIGLIVPTVALPFFGELAVEIENALAEHGYRILICNSMGRSDRERDYLDLLVGNRVDGIISGAHNEDLDEYHSIRMPLVTIDRTLSPRIPNVRCENEAGGRMATRRLLDAGARRPALLTSRSHPLNLRERGYRSVLKEAGIEPIVLEVPFHTPAQERPILVAECLDGATEMIDAVFATDDLAAAEVIEWARQRDLEIPRDLRVIGFDGTGTVRRALPGLTTIRQPLDLLARKAVEILMEQIASPRSTKRDGGGDPLADEDEAIALTVEFPVTLIEGWTA; translated from the coding sequence GTGGCACAACCGTCGGAACCGACTCTCGCAGATGTCGCCAGGGAAGCGGGGGTCTCACTGACGACGGTATCCCGCGTCCTCAACAACCGGGGGTACCTCTCCCAGGCGACGAAGGACAAGGTCGCCGCGGCGATCCAGCACTTGGGCTATCGCCCCAACCAGGTCGCGCGCTCCCTTCACGGGAAGTCGACGCAGACGATCGGGCTCATCGTCCCCACGGTCGCCCTCCCCTTCTTCGGGGAGCTCGCGGTCGAGATCGAGAACGCCCTCGCGGAGCACGGCTACCGCATCCTCATCTGCAATTCGATGGGACGCTCGGATCGGGAGCGCGACTATCTGGACCTTCTCGTCGGCAATCGCGTCGACGGGATCATCTCCGGCGCCCACAATGAGGATCTCGATGAGTACCACTCGATCCGCATGCCCCTGGTGACGATCGATCGGACCCTGTCGCCGCGGATCCCGAACGTCAGGTGCGAGAACGAGGCGGGCGGCCGAATGGCCACCCGGCGCCTCCTCGACGCAGGCGCGCGCAGGCCCGCGCTGCTCACCTCCCGCTCGCATCCACTCAACCTCCGCGAGCGCGGTTACCGCTCCGTCTTGAAAGAGGCGGGAATCGAGCCGATCGTCCTCGAAGTGCCCTTCCACACCCCCGCGCAGGAGCGGCCGATCCTGGTCGCCGAATGCTTGGACGGAGCGACTGAGATGATCGACGCGGTCTTCGCGACCGACGACCTCGCGGCCGCGGAAGTGATCGAATGGGCACGTCAGCGCGATCTGGAGATCCCCCGGGATCTGCGCGTGATCGGCTTCGACGGGACGGGCACCGTGAGGCGGGCCCTGCCCGGCCTCACGACGATCCGCCAGCCCCTGGACCTCCTCGCGCGCAAGGCGGTCGAGATCCTGATGGAGCAGATCGCCTCGCCGCGATCGACCAAGCGGGACGGGGGAGGCGATCCCCTCGCGGACGAGGACGAGGCGATCGCTCTCACCGTCGAGTTCCCGGTGACGCTCATCGAGGGCTGGACCGCCTGA
- a CDS encoding superoxide dismutase, whose translation MSVYTLPDLPYDYAALEPHISGRIMELHHDKHHANYVAGANAALAKLEAARESGDFAAVNLFEKNLAFNLGGHTNHSIFWLNMTPEGQGRPEGELASAIDEFFGSFQKFQAQFAAAALGLQGSGWGVLAWDALGARLVTYQLTDQQGNIPVATVPLLMLDMWEHAFYLDYQNVKADYVKAWWNVVNWDDVAARFANARSCTGLVTA comes from the coding sequence ATGTCCGTCTACACCCTCCCCGATCTCCCCTACGACTACGCCGCCCTCGAACCCCACATCTCCGGGCGGATCATGGAGCTCCACCACGACAAGCACCATGCGAACTACGTCGCCGGCGCCAACGCCGCCCTCGCAAAGCTCGAGGCCGCGCGCGAGTCGGGCGACTTCGCCGCCGTCAACCTCTTCGAGAAGAACCTCGCCTTCAACCTCGGCGGACACACGAACCACTCGATCTTCTGGCTCAACATGACCCCCGAGGGCCAGGGCCGCCCCGAGGGCGAACTCGCGAGCGCGATCGACGAGTTCTTCGGCTCCTTCCAGAAGTTCCAGGCGCAGTTCGCAGCCGCCGCCCTCGGCCTCCAGGGCTCGGGCTGGGGCGTCCTCGCCTGGGACGCGCTCGGCGCGCGCCTCGTCACCTACCAGCTCACCGACCAGCAGGGCAACATCCCGGTCGCGACGGTTCCCCTCCTCATGCTCGACATGTGGGAGCACGCCTTCTACCTCGACTACCAGAACGTCAAGGCCGATTACGTCAAGGCGTGGTGGAACGTCGTGAACTGGGACGACGTCGCCGCCCGCTTCGCGAACGCCCGCTCCTGCACGGGTCTGGTCACCGCCTGA
- a CDS encoding HPr family phosphocarrier protein — MISRTVAVASSVGLHARPAALLAEAVDDSGVEITISFNGDEADAASLLEIMTLGVKHGDEVTLSTDDDSAGDVLDSLVALLSRDLDKE; from the coding sequence ATGATCTCCCGTACCGTTGCCGTCGCCTCCTCGGTCGGTCTTCACGCCCGCCCCGCGGCCCTCCTCGCCGAAGCGGTCGACGATTCCGGCGTCGAAATCACCATTTCCTTCAACGGGGACGAAGCCGATGCCGCCTCCCTGCTCGAGATCATGACCCTCGGCGTCAAGCACGGCGATGAGGTCACCCTCTCCACCGACGACGACTCCGCGGGCGACGTCCTCGATTCCCTCGTCGCCCTCCTCTCCCGCGACCTCGACAAGGAGTGA
- a CDS encoding DUF808 domain-containing protein, protein MAGGLIALLDDIATLAKATASSLDDIAAGAAKASSKAVGVVIDDTAVTPQYVSGLDPSRELPIIKRIARGSLINKLAIILPVALLLTWIAPWALPILLIIGGSFLSFEGAAKVLAKLRLYPEHAEHGDEVEAKTPDEVEKGIVSSATRTDLILSAEIMLISLANVTAESNAVRVGIMVFVAFFMTFFVYGLVAILVKMDDLGLRLAERDGAVAGFGRSLVSVMPKVFTVIGVVGTVAMLWVGGHIVIASLSDLGFDPLHHFVEQAVHLVEAWGGAAKWTMETLLSGVFGLLWGSLIAYAWLGISKLVPKKAHA, encoded by the coding sequence ATGGCCGGCGGACTCATCGCCCTCCTCGACGACATCGCCACCCTCGCGAAAGCGACCGCCTCCTCGCTCGACGACATCGCGGCGGGCGCGGCGAAGGCCTCCTCCAAGGCGGTCGGCGTCGTCATCGACGACACCGCGGTCACTCCGCAGTACGTATCGGGCCTCGATCCGAGTCGCGAGCTCCCGATCATCAAGCGGATCGCCCGCGGATCGCTCATCAACAAGCTCGCGATCATCCTGCCGGTCGCCCTCCTCCTCACGTGGATCGCGCCCTGGGCCCTGCCGATCCTGCTCATCATCGGCGGTTCATTCCTCTCCTTCGAGGGTGCGGCGAAGGTCCTCGCCAAGTTGCGCCTGTACCCCGAGCACGCCGAACACGGCGACGAGGTCGAAGCGAAGACCCCGGACGAGGTCGAGAAGGGCATCGTGTCATCCGCGACCCGCACCGACCTCATCCTCTCGGCGGAGATCATGCTCATCTCCCTGGCGAATGTCACCGCCGAATCCAACGCGGTCCGCGTCGGGATCATGGTGTTCGTCGCCTTCTTCATGACCTTCTTCGTGTACGGCCTCGTCGCGATCCTCGTGAAGATGGACGACCTCGGGCTTCGTCTCGCAGAGCGCGACGGGGCGGTCGCGGGCTTCGGGCGCTCCCTGGTCTCAGTCATGCCGAAGGTCTTCACCGTGATCGGCGTCGTCGGCACGGTCGCGATGCTCTGGGTCGGCGGGCACATCGTCATCGCCTCCCTTTCCGACCTCGGATTCGATCCGCTGCACCATTTCGTCGAACAGGCGGTCCACCTGGTTGAGGCATGGGGCGGGGCCGCGAAGTGGACGATGGAGACGCTTCTGTCAGGGGTCTTCGGCCTCCTCTGGGGCTCGCTCATCGCCTACGCATGGTTGGGGATCTCGAAGCTGGTGCCGAAGAAGGCGCACGCCTGA
- the ptsP gene encoding phosphoenolpyruvate--protein phosphotransferase: protein MTEHTVLHGIGVSAGTASGRAAVVRPAPGADPDEPPSTDPVADGARVRAALAVVSASLKERAERAPEESAPILNATAQLAADRGLAKAVDKKLKKGLGVTQAVHAAVEEYAEMLKSLGGYMAERATDLYDVRDRAICELRGLPAPGVPVFDEPVVLVARDLAPAETATLDPATVKGILTEVGGPTSHTAILAAQLGIPAIVKVKGILEVEEGELLALDGGVGEVVVSPTAEEIEQLEERSRRRAMALAGSSGEGATYDGYRVKLLANIGTVDDAQRAAAFDLEGAGLFRTEFLFLDRAEAPSLDEQIATYTQVLDSFGERRVVVRTLDAGADKPLSFADLGPEANPALGRRGLRLCQAREDLIDTQLAALAAAHTKTKAELWVMAPMVSTLEEAEWFAEKARGAGLPKVGVMIEVPAAAIRANHLLDVVDFASIGTNDLTQYTMAADRMDGELAPLLSSWQPAVLQMIKFACEGGRATGKPIGVCGEAGGDPLLALVLTGLGVASLSMAPSKVNAVRAALRLHDLATCQQMAAFAVDAPTAEEGRANVLKLVSPTMLSLI, encoded by the coding sequence ATGACCGAGCACACCGTCCTCCACGGAATCGGTGTTTCGGCCGGAACCGCTTCGGGCAGGGCGGCCGTCGTCCGCCCCGCGCCGGGTGCGGATCCCGACGAACCGCCGAGCACCGATCCGGTGGCCGACGGCGCGCGCGTGCGCGCCGCCCTCGCCGTTGTCTCCGCTTCGCTCAAAGAACGGGCGGAGAGGGCTCCCGAGGAATCCGCGCCGATCCTCAACGCGACCGCCCAGCTCGCAGCCGATCGCGGCCTGGCCAAAGCCGTCGACAAGAAGCTGAAGAAGGGGCTGGGCGTGACCCAGGCCGTGCATGCGGCCGTCGAGGAGTACGCAGAGATGCTCAAGAGCCTCGGCGGCTACATGGCCGAACGCGCCACCGACCTGTACGACGTGAGGGATCGGGCGATCTGCGAGCTGCGCGGACTGCCCGCTCCGGGCGTGCCGGTCTTCGATGAGCCGGTCGTCCTCGTCGCCCGCGACCTCGCGCCCGCGGAAACGGCGACCCTGGACCCCGCGACCGTCAAGGGCATCCTCACCGAAGTCGGAGGCCCGACCTCGCACACGGCGATCCTCGCCGCTCAACTCGGCATCCCCGCGATCGTCAAAGTGAAGGGGATCCTCGAGGTCGAAGAGGGGGAGCTGCTCGCACTCGACGGCGGTGTCGGAGAGGTCGTCGTCTCGCCGACCGCGGAGGAGATCGAGCAGCTCGAAGAACGCTCCCGACGGCGGGCGATGGCCCTCGCCGGCTCCTCCGGCGAGGGGGCCACCTACGACGGGTACCGGGTGAAACTCCTCGCCAATATCGGCACGGTCGACGACGCTCAGCGCGCCGCGGCCTTCGATCTGGAGGGCGCGGGGCTCTTCCGCACGGAGTTCCTCTTCCTGGACCGCGCCGAAGCCCCTTCGCTCGACGAGCAGATCGCGACCTACACGCAGGTGCTCGACTCCTTCGGCGAGCGCCGCGTGGTCGTCAGGACCCTCGATGCGGGCGCCGACAAGCCGCTGAGCTTCGCCGACCTCGGCCCTGAGGCGAACCCCGCGCTCGGACGCAGGGGCCTGCGCCTGTGCCAGGCCCGTGAAGACCTCATCGACACGCAACTCGCGGCGCTTGCGGCCGCCCACACCAAGACCAAGGCCGAGCTCTGGGTCATGGCCCCCATGGTGTCGACTCTTGAAGAGGCCGAGTGGTTCGCCGAGAAGGCCCGCGGTGCGGGCCTGCCGAAGGTGGGCGTCATGATCGAAGTCCCCGCGGCCGCGATCCGCGCGAACCACCTCCTCGACGTCGTCGACTTCGCATCGATCGGCACGAACGATCTCACGCAGTACACGATGGCCGCCGATCGGATGGACGGCGAACTCGCGCCGCTGTTGAGCTCCTGGCAGCCCGCGGTCCTCCAGATGATCAAGTTCGCCTGCGAAGGCGGTCGCGCGACCGGGAAGCCGATCGGCGTGTGCGGCGAGGCCGGGGGCGATCCGCTCCTCGCGCTCGTCCTCACGGGCCTCGGCGTGGCATCGCTGTCCATGGCCCCCTCGAAGGTCAATGCGGTGCGGGCCGCGCTCCGCCTCCACGACCTCGCGACGTGTCAGCAGATGGCGGCCTTCGCCGTCGACGCTCCGACCGCCGAGGAGGGGCGCGCCAATGTGTTGAAGCTCGTCTCCCCGACGATGCTCTCGCTCATCTGA
- a CDS encoding DUF7059 domain-containing protein: MNANDAPILDAALIAALRDDLEEAGWTVDALEEILSDRARAALAREQRLPALIELEGRDDPASVLTRLFVLGNVESEADLAAALPRLGGRGARALGLVAPAEEEGGAGAGLSALLDLRPYAATLGVTGVSDDTAGEVAWWIASDIPGSRAGGPLRPDHVLGVGGASTSLLEMTIRDRVDSALDMGCGCGIQAMHLTTHARRVVATDLSARACAFTRFNAALNGLDIEVREGSLFEPVAGEAFDLIVTNPPFVITPDSLRGARGLLEYRDGGMSRDGLIRAVVRSGPDHLVPGGILQLIGNWEIPAGRDPDAEWGLRLEEWFEGLAVDAWIVERDVLDPARYIEMWLQDADPMGAANEDAYRAWLADFDAAGVGGIGMGFMAIRRHASDEGAAVLRFDLGLAGARPRGADVAQTLRALRLPADLAPLRLERAEDVTEERHYVPGSPDPQVMILHQGSGLGRSIMVGTAVSAVVGASDGELEVGQIIAAVAMLTERDADEVRAEVDEPLRGLLRAGMLRIVED, encoded by the coding sequence ATGAATGCGAACGACGCCCCGATCCTCGACGCTGCCCTCATCGCCGCGCTCCGCGACGATCTCGAGGAGGCCGGATGGACGGTCGACGCCCTCGAGGAGATCCTTTCGGATCGGGCCCGCGCCGCCCTCGCGCGCGAGCAGCGGCTCCCGGCCCTCATCGAGCTCGAAGGCCGGGACGATCCCGCTTCGGTCCTCACCCGCCTCTTCGTGCTCGGCAACGTCGAATCCGAGGCGGACCTCGCCGCCGCCCTCCCCCGTCTCGGAGGTCGCGGGGCGCGCGCCCTCGGCCTCGTCGCCCCCGCTGAGGAGGAGGGCGGGGCCGGCGCTGGCCTTAGCGCCCTCCTCGACCTGCGGCCCTACGCGGCGACGCTCGGCGTCACCGGCGTTTCAGACGATACGGCCGGGGAGGTCGCCTGGTGGATCGCCTCCGACATCCCCGGATCGAGGGCGGGCGGGCCGTTGAGGCCCGATCACGTCCTCGGCGTCGGCGGCGCCTCGACGAGCCTCCTCGAGATGACGATCCGCGATCGCGTCGACTCCGCCCTCGACATGGGGTGCGGCTGCGGCATCCAGGCGATGCACCTGACGACTCACGCGCGCAGGGTCGTCGCGACGGACCTGTCGGCGCGCGCCTGCGCCTTCACCCGCTTCAACGCTGCCCTCAACGGCCTCGACATCGAGGTCCGCGAGGGCTCCCTCTTCGAACCGGTCGCGGGCGAGGCCTTCGATCTCATCGTGACGAATCCGCCCTTCGTCATCACTCCGGACTCGCTCCGCGGCGCGAGGGGGCTCCTCGAATACCGCGATGGGGGGATGAGCCGCGACGGGCTCATCCGCGCGGTCGTGCGATCCGGCCCCGATCACCTCGTCCCCGGCGGGATCCTCCAGCTCATCGGGAATTGGGAGATCCCCGCCGGTCGTGATCCCGACGCTGAATGGGGGCTGCGGCTCGAGGAGTGGTTCGAGGGCCTGGCGGTCGATGCGTGGATCGTCGAGCGCGACGTCCTCGATCCTGCTCGCTACATCGAGATGTGGCTCCAGGACGCCGATCCGATGGGCGCCGCGAACGAGGACGCCTACCGCGCCTGGCTCGCCGACTTCGACGCGGCGGGCGTGGGCGGCATCGGGATGGGCTTCATGGCGATTCGCCGGCATGCAAGCGACGAGGGCGCGGCGGTGCTGAGATTCGACCTCGGCCTCGCGGGGGCGAGGCCGAGAGGGGCCGATGTCGCGCAGACTCTGCGGGCGCTGCGCCTCCCGGCCGATCTCGCGCCCCTGCGGCTCGAACGCGCCGAGGACGTCACCGAGGAGCGGCACTACGTGCCCGGGAGCCCCGATCCGCAGGTGATGATCCTGCATCAGGGCTCGGGTCTGGGGCGTTCGATCATGGTGGGGACGGCGGTTTCGGCGGTCGTGGGGGCTTCGGACGGCGAGCTGGAGGTCGGTCAGATCATCGCCGCCGTCGCGATGCTCACCGAGCGCGATGCCGACGAGGTGCGCGCCGAGGTCGACGAGCCGCTGCGCGGGCTCCTGCGGGCCGGGATGCTGCGGATCGTCGAGGACTGA
- a CDS encoding sucrose-specific PTS transporter subunit IIBC, whose protein sequence is MAMDHAKVASEVVEAVGGAANITAAAHCATRLRLVLADEKKIDQAALDANEDLKGTFAAGGMYQIIVGPGDVDIVYTHMVADHGVREVSKDEAKEEAAKTGNVFSRFIKMIADIFVPILPALVAGGLMMAINNVLTAQGLFGPKSVVEMFPWVADYANLINMVSAAAFAALPVLVGFSAAKRFGGNVYLGAALGAAMISGDLLNAWNTGAALAGQAEVQYWHMFGMDVAKIGYQAQVIPTLAVTYVMCLIEKQLHKRLSGTVDFLLTPLVTLLVTGFLAFIAIGPVTRILAQWLTDGINWGYTTLGPIGGLLFGLVYSPIVVTGLHQSFPAVEIPLLPVNGGIGDFIFPIASMANIAQGAAALAVFAKTRDAKLKGLAGAGGASAVFGITEPAIFGVNLRLRWPFFIGMIAAAIGSAGVALFDVRGQALGAAGFVGFVSIIPQDIPMYLLLEVVVFALSFAGVFVYASSKGRADMQAKSVVPADAADAPAPASILDAPAAVPASGTAAASSPAPASGALPSVAAGAAALVELPAEAANDYTVTAPLAGRIVPLESVKDESFARGLLGPGVAIAPAGGVVVCPVDGVVTVAFGTGHAYGLKAASGVQVLIHIGMDTVKLEGKGFTPRVAKGDTVRRGDVLAEVDWDLIREAGYDTITPVVVTNKKKFDAVAPLAQGVVDLGDEILAISPKAPTA, encoded by the coding sequence GCGACACGCCTCCGACTCGTCCTCGCGGACGAGAAGAAGATCGACCAAGCGGCCCTCGACGCCAACGAAGATCTGAAGGGGACCTTCGCCGCGGGCGGCATGTACCAGATCATCGTCGGCCCCGGCGACGTCGACATCGTCTACACGCACATGGTCGCCGACCACGGCGTCCGCGAAGTCTCCAAGGACGAGGCCAAGGAAGAGGCCGCGAAGACCGGCAACGTCTTCTCCCGCTTCATCAAGATGATCGCGGACATCTTCGTCCCGATCCTCCCCGCCCTCGTCGCCGGCGGCCTCATGATGGCGATCAACAACGTCCTCACCGCCCAAGGCCTCTTCGGCCCGAAGTCGGTCGTCGAGATGTTCCCCTGGGTCGCCGACTATGCGAACCTCATCAACATGGTCTCGGCCGCGGCCTTCGCCGCGCTCCCCGTCCTCGTCGGATTCTCCGCCGCGAAGCGCTTCGGTGGCAACGTCTACCTCGGCGCCGCCCTCGGCGCGGCGATGATCTCCGGCGACCTCCTCAACGCCTGGAATACGGGCGCGGCCCTCGCCGGACAGGCCGAAGTCCAGTACTGGCACATGTTCGGCATGGACGTCGCGAAGATCGGCTACCAGGCGCAGGTCATCCCTACGCTCGCCGTCACCTACGTCATGTGCCTCATCGAGAAGCAGCTCCACAAGCGACTGTCGGGCACGGTCGATTTCCTTCTCACTCCGCTCGTCACACTCCTCGTCACCGGCTTCCTCGCCTTCATCGCGATCGGCCCCGTCACCCGCATCCTCGCCCAGTGGCTCACCGACGGCATCAACTGGGGCTACACGACCCTCGGCCCGATCGGCGGCCTCCTCTTCGGCCTCGTCTACTCGCCGATCGTCGTCACCGGCCTGCACCAGTCCTTCCCCGCGGTCGAGATCCCGCTGCTGCCCGTCAACGGCGGCATCGGCGACTTCATCTTCCCGATCGCCTCCATGGCGAACATCGCCCAGGGCGCGGCCGCCCTCGCGGTCTTCGCCAAGACCCGCGACGCCAAGCTCAAGGGCCTCGCCGGCGCCGGCGGCGCCTCCGCCGTCTTCGGCATCACCGAGCCGGCGATCTTCGGCGTCAACCTCCGCCTGCGCTGGCCCTTCTTCATCGGCATGATCGCAGCCGCGATCGGCTCGGCGGGCGTCGCGCTCTTCGACGTGCGCGGCCAGGCCCTCGGAGCCGCCGGCTTCGTCGGCTTCGTCTCGATCATCCCGCAGGACATCCCCATGTACCTGCTCCTCGAGGTCGTCGTCTTCGCCCTGTCCTTCGCCGGCGTCTTCGTCTACGCCTCCTCGAAGGGGCGCGCCGACATGCAGGCGAAGAGCGTCGTCCCGGCCGATGCCGCCGATGCCCCGGCCCCCGCTTCGATCCTCGACGCCCCGGCCGCCGTGCCCGCGAGCGGCACCGCCGCCGCATCCTCTCCGGCGCCTGCGAGCGGCGCGCTCCCGTCTGTTGCGGCCGGAGCTGCCGCCCTCGTCGAGCTGCCCGCCGAGGCCGCGAACGACTACACCGTGACTGCGCCCCTCGCAGGAAGGATCGTCCCCCTCGAATCCGTCAAGGACGAGTCCTTCGCCCGCGGGCTCCTGGGCCCCGGCGTCGCGATCGCGCCCGCGGGCGGGGTCGTGGTCTGCCCGGTCGACGGCGTCGTCACCGTCGCCTTCGGCACGGGCCACGCCTACGGCCTCAAAGCGGCCTCCGGAGTGCAGGTCCTCATCCACATCGGCATGGACACCGTCAAGCTCGAGGGCAAGGGCTTCACGCCCCGCGTCGCCAAGGGCGACACGGTCCGTCGCGGTGACGTCCTGGCCGAGGTCGACTGGGATCTCATCCGTGAAGCCGGCTACGACACGATCACCCCGGTCGTCGTGACGAACAAGAAGAAGTTCGACGCCGTTGCGCCCCTCGCCCAGGGCGTGGTGGATCTCGGCGACGAGATCCTCGCGATCTCCCCGAAGGCCCCCACGGCCTGA
- a CDS encoding excalibur calcium-binding domain-containing protein — protein sequence MLAVALVFGGIGALVNDDRTPPQKAPSLVDAPASAGKAKTPVKTSSKTEDQQSARQAARRAEQRAAEEAARQAAQQAPAPLVSTPSAYYPNCSAARAAGVTPLYAGDPGYSRKLDRDGDGIACE from the coding sequence GTGCTCGCTGTGGCCCTTGTCTTCGGAGGAATCGGGGCGCTCGTCAACGATGATCGGACTCCCCCTCAGAAGGCGCCGAGTCTCGTCGATGCTCCCGCATCGGCAGGCAAAGCCAAGACACCGGTGAAGACCTCCTCGAAGACCGAGGATCAGCAGTCCGCAAGACAAGCGGCACGACGAGCCGAGCAGCGGGCAGCAGAAGAAGCCGCCCGGCAAGCCGCACAGCAGGCCCCCGCGCCCCTGGTGAGCACTCCGAGCGCCTACTACCCGAATTGTTCCGCCGCCCGAGCCGCAGGTGTGACCCCTCTCTACGCAGGAGATCCCGGGTACTCCAGAAAACTCGACCGCGATGGCGACGGCATCGCCTGCGAGTGA